In a genomic window of Occallatibacter riparius:
- a CDS encoding MFS transporter — MKPTRTRYRVVVLAIGLAVLSYVQRVAISGAAVPIAHDLRLSKEQMGLVFGAFGLAYALFEIPAGLMGDKLGVRRALTRIVLAWSAFTALTGAAWNVVSLVVIRFVFGAGEAGCFPNLTRMLSAWLPAHERVTAQSLLWACTRWGGAITPPLTLLCIQWFGWRWAFVSFAALGLVWCAIFLAWFKDDPGTHGSVNAAEREMLDASRKLTMHGSEESWLRLLLTRRVAVLGLQYFCFSFVWYFYITWLPTYLREGRGQSARDAALFAMLPLLFGGFGSLAGGIAARRLPRRAIALGGFAATAMLLIAFPRIEHVGPAMVVMGLASFASDLTMPISWDACVDIGAGYTATVAATMNMLGNLAGFVSPVIGGLLLQRIGSAKVGWNLLIETMAGAAVVSALCWLYLDPDAVRRERELKMSGAGLPKTDAVLP; from the coding sequence ATGAAGCCGACGCGTACGCGTTATCGCGTGGTGGTGCTGGCAATTGGGCTGGCGGTGCTTTCGTATGTGCAGCGGGTGGCGATTTCAGGAGCGGCGGTTCCGATTGCGCACGATCTGCGGCTCTCGAAAGAACAGATGGGGCTGGTGTTCGGCGCGTTCGGGCTGGCGTACGCGCTGTTTGAGATTCCCGCGGGGTTGATGGGCGACAAGCTCGGTGTGCGGCGCGCGCTGACGCGGATTGTGCTGGCGTGGTCAGCATTCACCGCGCTGACGGGCGCGGCGTGGAATGTGGTTTCGCTGGTGGTGATTCGATTTGTGTTCGGGGCAGGCGAGGCGGGGTGCTTTCCGAACCTGACGCGCATGTTGAGCGCTTGGCTGCCGGCGCACGAGCGAGTGACGGCGCAGTCGCTACTGTGGGCTTGTACGCGATGGGGCGGGGCGATCACGCCACCGCTGACGCTGCTGTGCATTCAGTGGTTCGGATGGCGATGGGCGTTTGTGAGTTTCGCAGCGCTGGGCCTTGTGTGGTGCGCGATTTTCCTGGCGTGGTTCAAAGATGATCCGGGGACGCACGGCTCCGTGAATGCGGCGGAGCGGGAGATGCTGGACGCATCGCGCAAACTCACGATGCACGGATCCGAAGAAAGCTGGTTGCGGCTGCTGCTGACGCGGCGGGTTGCGGTGCTGGGGCTGCAATACTTCTGCTTCTCCTTTGTGTGGTACTTCTACATCACCTGGCTGCCAACCTATCTGCGCGAGGGACGAGGGCAATCGGCGAGAGATGCGGCTCTGTTCGCGATGCTGCCATTGCTGTTTGGCGGATTTGGATCGCTGGCGGGAGGGATTGCCGCGCGACGGCTGCCACGGCGTGCAATTGCGTTGGGAGGGTTTGCCGCGACGGCGATGTTGCTGATTGCGTTTCCACGGATTGAGCATGTTGGGCCGGCGATGGTGGTGATGGGGCTGGCAAGTTTCGCGAGCGATCTGACGATGCCGATTTCGTGGGACGCGTGCGTGGATATTGGGGCGGGCTACACGGCCACCGTGGCAGCGACCATGAATATGCTCGGCAACCTGGCTGGATTTGTGTCGCCGGTGATAGGCGGGCTGCTGCTGCAGCGGATCGGTTCGGCGAAAGTCGGGTGGAACCTGCTGATCGAGACGATGGCGGGAGCGGCGGTTGTTTCGGCGTTGTGCTGGCTGTATCTCGATCCGGATGCTGTGCGCCGGGAACGGGAACTCAAGATGAGCGGGGCCGGCTTGCCGAAGACCGATGCGGTGCTGCCTTGA
- a CDS encoding SDR family NAD(P)-dependent oxidoreductase encodes MEISLKGRTAVITGGSRGLGEAMARALAGAGAQIALVARDRTRLEQVRESIAASGGAAEAFVADVTREDEVTKLADVVHARFGNAQILINNAGINVRKNLVDFTLDEFRSVLDASLISTFLMCRAFAPGMKGTGYGRIVNMTSIMSHVSIAGRTAYSSAKAALLGLTRALALELASEGITVNGISPGPIGTDMNLSLMANPEVSAQFMANIPVGRWGKVEEIGALACYLCSDAAGFVTGTDILIDGGWTAK; translated from the coding sequence ATGGAGATAAGTCTGAAGGGCCGGACGGCAGTGATTACGGGCGGAAGCCGCGGACTGGGCGAAGCAATGGCCAGAGCACTGGCCGGCGCGGGCGCGCAGATTGCACTGGTGGCGCGCGACCGCACGCGCCTGGAGCAGGTGCGAGAAAGCATTGCCGCGAGCGGCGGAGCGGCCGAGGCGTTTGTCGCAGATGTGACGCGCGAGGATGAGGTGACGAAACTGGCCGACGTCGTTCATGCACGCTTCGGGAATGCGCAGATCCTCATCAACAATGCGGGCATTAATGTGCGAAAAAACCTCGTGGACTTTACGCTGGATGAGTTTCGCAGCGTGCTCGACGCGAGCCTGATTTCGACGTTCCTGATGTGCCGAGCGTTCGCGCCGGGAATGAAGGGTACAGGATACGGGCGCATTGTGAACATGACATCGATCATGAGTCACGTCTCCATTGCGGGACGGACGGCGTATAGCTCGGCGAAGGCCGCGCTGCTGGGGCTGACGAGAGCGCTCGCGCTGGAACTTGCCTCGGAGGGAATCACGGTGAATGGGATCAGCCCAGGGCCGATTGGAACGGACATGAATCTCTCGCTGATGGCCAACCCCGAGGTGAGCGCACAGTTCATGGCGAATATCCCGGTGGGGCGCTGGGGCAAGGTGGAGGAGATCGGCGCGCTTGCGTGCTATCTCTGTTCAGACGCGGCAGGGTTCGTGACCGGAACTGACATTTTGATCGATGGCGGATGGACTGCGAAGTAG
- a CDS encoding ThuA domain-containing protein, with product MHRLCAAAVLAAAASAPSGARSQSAPSTAQAPRPWDQNQNGMRIYIWAGLKSHWAGQHDYPQFLADWSKLLTEHGAIVDGALHSASPADLEHTDVVIIYKGDAAYLSDEQRAALQHYVQRGGGLVSLHDSLCGPDPAYFATLVGGAKKHGEVNYTLGAPVAYNVVDSADPIMKGMSNFTLYDEAFYNMTWAHDPGIHVLATTAIPGTPSAGAHKGEVVPQIWTYEHTLAGGQPARAFVWMQGHEYANFANYQIQQMLLRGIAWAGHKPVDSLVDYVPPPPEHPQPAAAPR from the coding sequence ATGCACCGGCTCTGTGCTGCCGCAGTGCTCGCCGCCGCAGCTTCTGCCCCGTCGGGTGCCCGCTCGCAGTCTGCCCCTTCCACCGCCCAGGCTCCTCGTCCATGGGACCAGAACCAGAACGGCATGCGCATTTACATCTGGGCGGGACTCAAATCCCACTGGGCCGGTCAGCACGACTACCCGCAATTCCTCGCCGATTGGAGCAAACTCCTCACCGAGCATGGTGCCATCGTTGACGGCGCGCTCCACTCAGCCTCCCCTGCGGACCTCGAGCACACCGACGTCGTCATCATCTACAAAGGCGACGCCGCCTATCTCAGCGATGAGCAAAGAGCAGCGCTCCAACACTACGTCCAGCGCGGCGGAGGCCTCGTCAGCCTGCATGATTCACTCTGCGGCCCCGATCCTGCCTACTTCGCAACGCTCGTCGGAGGCGCCAAGAAACACGGTGAGGTCAACTACACCCTAGGAGCCCCGGTCGCGTATAACGTCGTCGATTCGGCCGACCCCATTATGAAAGGCATGTCCAACTTCACTCTCTACGACGAAGCCTTCTACAACATGACTTGGGCTCACGACCCCGGCATCCACGTGCTCGCAACCACCGCAATCCCTGGCACTCCGAGCGCAGGCGCGCACAAGGGCGAAGTAGTTCCGCAGATATGGACCTATGAACACACGCTGGCAGGAGGCCAGCCCGCCCGCGCCTTCGTCTGGATGCAAGGCCACGAGTACGCAAACTTCGCCAATTATCAAATTCAGCAGATGCTGTTGCGCGGTATCGCGTGGGCCGGGCACAAACCGGTCGACTCCCTCGTCGATTACGTCCCGCCGCCTCCAGAACATCCGCAACCGGCGGCCGCACCGCGCTAG
- a CDS encoding PP2C family protein-serine/threonine phosphatase: MSQQDQKKTVLIVDDAPSNLQMVNSILKGSYNVRIATGGAKALELVKAAPQPDLILLDVMMPGMDGYEVCTRLKADADTHDIPVIFLTGQTETQDETRGFDVGAVDYIHKPFSPAVVKARVQTHLVLRATREQLAMQLSAIQKELETARQIQLSILPHQIPQLAGLDIAARYIPMTAVAGDFYDFIVVDDKHIGILIADVSGHGMPAALIASMLKIAFAAQADCAADPARVLHGLNRALCGKFQHHYVTAAYIYVDMERGTLTYGGAGHPPLVLWGAPNYEMRKIEENGLFLGKFDFATYTSKEIPLQPGSWVMLYTDGVTETTNPQMTEFGDQRLEDVLKAGPDDTADRFADRLLAELTQWSARGAGEDLDDDVTMVALHVKS, encoded by the coding sequence ATGAGCCAGCAGGACCAGAAGAAGACCGTCCTCATCGTGGACGACGCACCGTCCAACCTCCAGATGGTCAACTCCATCCTGAAGGGTTCTTACAATGTCCGAATTGCCACTGGCGGTGCGAAGGCACTTGAGCTTGTAAAAGCTGCGCCCCAGCCGGATCTCATTCTGCTGGACGTGATGATGCCCGGAATGGATGGGTATGAGGTCTGCACACGTCTGAAGGCGGACGCTGACACGCACGATATTCCAGTGATCTTTCTTACGGGGCAGACTGAAACCCAGGACGAAACCCGCGGTTTCGACGTCGGTGCCGTGGACTACATCCACAAGCCGTTTTCGCCGGCCGTCGTGAAGGCAAGGGTTCAGACGCATCTCGTGCTCCGCGCCACGCGCGAGCAACTTGCGATGCAACTTTCAGCCATCCAGAAAGAGCTTGAGACGGCTCGCCAGATCCAGCTTTCGATTCTGCCGCACCAGATTCCTCAGCTTGCCGGGCTCGACATTGCAGCACGATATATCCCGATGACCGCTGTCGCCGGCGATTTCTACGACTTCATCGTTGTCGATGACAAACACATCGGCATCCTCATCGCAGACGTATCGGGGCATGGCATGCCGGCCGCTTTGATTGCGTCCATGCTGAAGATCGCCTTCGCCGCGCAGGCGGATTGCGCGGCCGACCCGGCCCGAGTACTGCATGGCCTCAACCGCGCTCTGTGCGGAAAATTCCAGCATCACTATGTAACCGCAGCCTACATATATGTGGACATGGAACGAGGCACCCTGACGTACGGAGGAGCGGGCCACCCGCCCCTGGTGCTTTGGGGCGCGCCGAATTACGAAATGCGCAAGATCGAGGAGAACGGGCTCTTCCTGGGCAAATTCGATTTCGCCACGTACACCTCAAAGGAGATTCCACTGCAACCCGGCAGCTGGGTAATGCTTTATACCGATGGCGTGACCGAAACCACCAATCCGCAGATGACAGAGTTCGGAGATCAGCGATTGGAAGACGTCCTCAAAGCGGGTCCCGACGATACAGCAGATCGTTTTGCGGACCGGCTGCTCGCCGAACTCACGCAGTGGTCTGCCCGAGGAGCGGGCGAAGACCTTGATGACGACGTGACGATGGTTGCACTCCATGTGAAGTCTTAG
- a CDS encoding MGH1-like glycoside hydrolase domain-containing protein, translated as MTITAVGYDAQSEVQADGNGLARPPHPESTAEGIRLRETFGKLLWRRWGPYASERSWGTVREDYSPNGAAWDHLSHDASRSKAYRWGEDGIAAICDRYQLLLFGLALWNGEDPILKERLFGLTPAEGNHGEDVKEYYFYLDNTPTHSYMKYLYKYPQTRYPYERLTEENRNRAGKGLEFELLDTEIFDEDRYFDVFVEYAKSSAEDICIRVEAVNRGPEAAPLHLIPHLWFRNTWAWGETRGVAPVIGEGPDREQSISLLADDTHADRLKNLPFEYHLGQRYLFAPDGGERLFTDNETNAERLYGVPSASRYVKDAFHRAIVKGETEAVNSNRTGTKACLHYAYKVPAGESVVLLLRLSAEAPSDPLRNVEQIVKTRRAEADEFYATIQPPNATDDEKLIQRQAFAGLLWSKQSYLFDVNAWLEGDNSNAPPPASRAAIRNRHWRHLNSMRILSMPDKWEYPWFAAWDLAFHTVPFAIIDPEFAKEQLFLMLFEQFQHPNGQIPAYEWEFSDLNPPVHAWAVWRVYAMDKARQGKGDREFLEKCFHKLLINFAWWVNKVDSAGNNVFEGGFLGLDNITVIDRSDKLPGGAVLEQSDATGWMGMFCLNLMRIALELAVESKAYESLALKFFEHYIYIGAAMKNMGGRSYSLWDEEDGFFYDVLRFPDGSFHKFKVRSLVGIIPLYAAETLRLADIDGFQEFQTNFLWFVRNRKQLTESCCHYVECKNQYELTVVNEQQLRRMLERLVSPDEFLSPFGIRSLSKFHESHPFQFGYSEVRYDPAESDNKIKGGNSNWRGPIWFPTTFLIIESLRTLGAGYGDDFRIRIPGQSGEKNLLEIAREVANRMIRIYTRNEEGERPVYGGTRKFQQDPHWRDLILFYEFYHGDNGAGIGASHQTGWSALVAALIDDWRR; from the coding sequence ATGACGATAACGGCGGTTGGATACGATGCGCAAAGTGAAGTGCAAGCTGACGGGAACGGGCTTGCCCGGCCGCCGCATCCAGAGAGTACGGCTGAAGGCATCCGATTGCGGGAGACGTTTGGAAAGCTCCTCTGGCGCCGGTGGGGACCGTATGCCAGCGAGCGTTCGTGGGGGACAGTTCGCGAAGACTACAGCCCAAATGGCGCGGCTTGGGATCATTTGTCGCACGATGCCTCGCGGAGCAAGGCTTACCGGTGGGGCGAAGATGGGATCGCAGCAATTTGCGATCGATACCAGTTGCTTTTATTCGGGCTCGCTCTCTGGAATGGGGAAGATCCGATCCTGAAGGAGCGGCTTTTCGGACTAACTCCGGCGGAGGGGAATCACGGCGAAGACGTAAAGGAGTATTACTTCTATCTCGATAACACTCCGACTCACTCTTACATGAAGTACCTCTATAAGTATCCGCAGACACGGTATCCGTATGAGCGGTTGACTGAGGAGAACAGGAACCGCGCAGGCAAGGGTCTCGAATTCGAATTGCTGGATACCGAGATCTTCGACGAGGACCGGTACTTCGACGTGTTTGTGGAATATGCGAAGTCCTCGGCCGAGGACATCTGCATACGGGTTGAGGCGGTCAACCGCGGTCCAGAGGCTGCACCGCTGCATTTGATTCCGCATCTCTGGTTTCGCAACACGTGGGCATGGGGTGAGACGCGCGGCGTGGCGCCTGTCATTGGGGAGGGACCCGACCGGGAACAATCGATTAGTCTTCTCGCCGACGACACGCATGCAGACCGCTTGAAGAACCTTCCGTTCGAATACCACCTCGGCCAGCGCTATTTGTTCGCACCTGACGGGGGAGAGCGTCTCTTCACAGACAACGAGACAAACGCAGAGAGGTTGTACGGAGTACCGAGCGCGAGCCGGTACGTCAAGGATGCGTTTCATCGCGCCATCGTCAAAGGCGAGACAGAGGCGGTGAACTCGAACCGGACCGGAACGAAGGCATGCCTGCATTACGCATACAAGGTGCCTGCCGGAGAGTCTGTCGTGTTGCTTCTGCGGCTTTCCGCCGAAGCGCCATCGGACCCGCTAAGAAACGTTGAGCAGATCGTGAAGACGCGCCGGGCGGAGGCTGATGAGTTTTATGCGACCATTCAACCGCCGAACGCGACAGACGACGAGAAGTTGATACAGCGGCAAGCATTCGCAGGCCTGTTGTGGTCGAAACAGAGCTACTTATTCGATGTGAACGCATGGTTGGAGGGCGATAACTCCAATGCGCCACCGCCCGCTTCTCGTGCAGCAATTAGAAATCGGCATTGGCGGCACCTCAACTCGATGCGCATCCTATCGATGCCGGATAAGTGGGAGTACCCGTGGTTCGCAGCTTGGGACCTTGCGTTTCACACTGTACCGTTCGCAATCATTGATCCGGAGTTTGCGAAGGAACAGCTCTTCCTGATGCTGTTCGAACAGTTCCAGCACCCCAACGGGCAAATCCCCGCCTACGAATGGGAGTTCTCCGATCTTAATCCTCCAGTGCATGCGTGGGCAGTGTGGCGCGTGTATGCGATGGATAAGGCGCGCCAAGGGAAGGGCGACCGTGAATTCTTGGAGAAATGCTTTCATAAATTGCTGATCAACTTTGCATGGTGGGTCAACAAGGTTGATAGCGCGGGGAACAACGTTTTCGAAGGCGGATTCCTCGGGCTGGATAACATCACGGTGATTGATCGCAGCGACAAACTGCCGGGAGGGGCGGTTCTAGAGCAGTCGGATGCCACAGGCTGGATGGGCATGTTCTGCCTGAACCTCATGCGCATTGCGCTCGAACTGGCAGTGGAAAGCAAAGCATATGAAAGCCTGGCCCTGAAGTTCTTCGAGCACTACATCTATATTGGCGCAGCCATGAAGAACATGGGAGGCCGTAGCTACTCGCTGTGGGACGAGGAGGACGGCTTCTTCTATGACGTGCTGCGATTCCCGGACGGGAGTTTCCACAAGTTCAAGGTGCGGTCCCTGGTTGGGATCATTCCGCTCTATGCCGCGGAGACGCTTCGGCTTGCAGACATTGATGGGTTTCAGGAGTTCCAAACCAATTTCCTGTGGTTTGTGAGGAATCGCAAGCAGCTCACTGAGAGCTGCTGCCATTATGTCGAGTGCAAGAACCAATACGAACTCACCGTGGTGAATGAACAACAACTGAGGCGAATGCTGGAGAGGCTCGTCAGCCCCGACGAATTTCTCTCTCCGTTTGGAATTCGAAGCTTGTCCAAGTTCCACGAGTCTCATCCGTTCCAATTTGGCTACAGCGAAGTTCGCTACGATCCAGCCGAGTCGGACAACAAAATCAAGGGCGGTAATTCCAATTGGCGAGGCCCTATTTGGTTCCCGACGACTTTTCTGATCATTGAGTCGCTGCGGACTCTCGGCGCGGGCTATGGCGACGACTTCAGGATCCGTATTCCAGGGCAGTCCGGTGAAAAGAATCTACTGGAGATTGCGCGCGAAGTTGCCAATCGGATGATCAGGATCTACACGCGGAACGAAGAGGGTGAAAGGCCGGTATACGGCGGCACGCGGAAGTTCCAACAGGATCCGCACTGGAGGGACCTGATCCTGTTTTATGAGTTCTATCACGGGGACAATGGCGCCGGGATTGGAGCCTCTCACCAAACCGGATGGAGCGCGCTTGTCGCTGCTCTTATTGATGATTGGAGGCGCTGA
- a CDS encoding 3',5'-cyclic-nucleotide phosphodiesterase — protein sequence MSSYLINDSVAIDAGSLGFWRTPQDQEAVKHVFLTHAHTDHIASLPIFIENAWTPTGDCPTVYGGIETLEDVQKHIFNNRTWPDFIAISKTMPPFLRTVVLRPELPVQATGLTMTPVPVNHLVPTFGFVVSDGESAVIFGGDSGPTDRLWEIARKTPGVRAVFLEACFPNSMSRLAEVSRHLTPQMFAAEAAKLPPGTRFIAVHIKVRYRDQVIQELSELNMANLEIGECEEEYRF from the coding sequence GTGTCCAGCTATTTGATCAATGATTCAGTAGCAATCGACGCAGGCAGCCTTGGATTCTGGCGGACACCACAAGACCAAGAGGCGGTTAAGCATGTTTTTCTGACGCATGCACACACAGATCACATCGCCAGTTTGCCCATCTTTATCGAAAATGCGTGGACGCCGACCGGGGATTGTCCAACTGTATATGGGGGTATTGAGACCCTCGAGGACGTACAGAAGCACATATTCAATAACCGGACGTGGCCGGATTTCATCGCGATCTCCAAGACCATGCCTCCGTTTCTGCGCACCGTCGTACTTCGACCCGAATTGCCGGTGCAAGCGACGGGGCTCACAATGACTCCGGTACCGGTCAACCACTTAGTCCCCACTTTTGGCTTTGTTGTAAGCGACGGAGAGAGCGCGGTCATCTTTGGAGGCGACTCGGGCCCTACCGATCGGCTTTGGGAGATCGCTCGCAAAACACCCGGAGTACGCGCCGTTTTTCTTGAGGCGTGTTTTCCCAACTCGATGTCGCGTCTTGCCGAGGTGTCACGTCATCTGACGCCGCAGATGTTCGCGGCTGAAGCCGCGAAATTGCCGCCGGGGACCCGCTTCATCGCTGTTCATATCAAGGTGCGTTATCGCGATCAGGTGATTCAGGAATTAAGTGAACTCAACATGGCCAATCTGGAGATCGGCGAATGCGAGGAAGAATACCGCTTCTGA